In Cyanobacterium stanieri LEGE 03274, the genomic window TCTATCTATGTAATCAATTACTTTTTTTCTTAACTCTACATGATGGGGCATTTTTCTTTTACTTTATGATAATTACTATATTCTTATTTTACCTCTTAGTAGCTCAGTCTTATTTTGATTGACTATATATGTAACCCTGGAGCGATCGTGGTCACTATCAGACCATCTTCTACCTATAAATCGCTTAATGCTGTAAACGGTATTTTCCGCATTGGTGACGGCCTGACGTTTGGCTAGTTGCCCCACTAGGCGTTGAGAACCTTTACCAAATCCTACGATACTGGGGGTTGTCCTTGAACCCTCTTGATTATTAATAATTAAGGGTTTACCGCCTTCTAATACGGCAACACAACTATTTGTTGTTCCTAAGTCGATTCCGATTACTTTTCCCATAACTGACAGCAGTTGCGATTTATAAGTTTTCTTTTGGTGTTGATTTTGATGGTTTCTTTCTTACAGCATACCCTAGGAATTTTTATTGTCATCAATTATTGGTTTTGGTGACAATTATTTTGATGTTTAACACTCTGCCCTAAGTGTAGTTTATTTTTGTGGTAGTAGAGCCAACTATAATATGGCTCTTGTTTATTTTATAGTTAATATTTACTAGGTAATTTCACTAATAGAAAATTTTCTTAAGCCTCTGGAGTATCATCAGAGGTAGAGTTTGATTCATGGTCATCCTCACTGGGTGCAGCTACTTTTACCATAGCATAGCGTAAGACTTGGTCATTGAGAAGGTAGCCCCTAACTAATTGTTCTATGACTGTGCCTTCAGGATATTCATTGGTAGGCTCTCTGAGCATAGCTTCTTGATAGTTGGGATCAAAGGGTTGTCCTTCGGGACGCATGGCGGATACGCCTAATTTCTTGAGACTATCTACAAAGGTTTTATATACCCCTTGATAGCTTTTATGGATAGCCATTTCTCCATCATTGGAGGGTTTTATTTGAGTTCTGGCTCTTTCAAAGTTATCAACCACGGAAAGTAGTTCGACGATGGTTTTCTTTTTGATGCTATTTTCTTGTTCTTCTTTTTCTTTAGCGGTACGACGGCGGAAATTATCAAAGTCCGCAGTTAGCCTCATGAATTGACCTTGAATACTTTTGGTTTGTTCTTTTTGGGATTCTAGTTGTTGATTTAGGTTAGCGATTTCTTCTTGTAAAAGGGCGATCGCCTTTAAACTTTCACTCTCATCATCGTTATTTTCCAAAGACTCTTGGGCTTGTGCCTCGGAGGCATTATCATTGTCCGAAGAATTACTATCATCTATTTTCTCGGAAGATACATCTTTAGACTCTTGCTCTAAAACTTCAGCTTCATCCAGGGAGGGGACACTATCAGCCGAATCTACATCTTGATTTTGTTCCAGATTTTCTTGTTCCCTAATTTCTTGATCTAGTTCCATATAATTATTATTTGTTGTTTCAGTCATAGCTAACTGCAATAAAATTTAATTGATAGTTAACCACAATTGTAACTAATTTTGTCACTACCACCGGCAATTGCACCGAGTCTTTGATAAAAAATTGGACTTATGATTAAAACATCAACAATAGATAATGAATGATCAAGGGTAAGGTTTCAGTCTTGAGGTTTTCAGTTTCGAGTATAGTGATAAATAATTAATCAATCATTTTTAATCACTAAAACGAGGAGTCATACAATAGGGGCAGTCCATCCATTCTTGTTGTAACTCAGCGCCACAACCTTGACAAGTCAAAGAGCTTTTACGCTTGGCTTTTAACTCCGACTCTAATCCAGAATCGGTGAAAGTAACCCTCTCTACTTCCTCTAAGGTAGTATGTCCTTGACGCACTAAATTAAGACTATAAGCCAAAATTGTGGTCATACCTTCTTCCACGGCTGCTTCTTTTATTCTATCGGTGGTAGCCCCTTGGTTAATTAATTTTTGTAGGGTTTCGGTAATAACCATAAATTCATAAACCCCAACCCTACCTTTATATCCTGTTCCCCCACATTTAGGGCAAACAGTACCATTGTTTACCGCTTCTTGGAGGTTATCTCCTGTCAGGGTATTAGCTTTATAGAAGGTAACGGATTCTTCCCCTGAGGCAGTTAAACCGAAACGGGCTAATTCTTCTTTACTAGGGCTATATTCAATTCTACATTCGGTACACACACGGCGCATTAACCTTTGAGCCAACACCCCTAACAATGCTCCAGAAATCATGAAGGGTTCAACCCCCATTTCATCCAGACGGGCGATCGCCCCTGCCGCATCATTAGTGTGTAAAGTGGTTAATACCAAATGTCCTGTCAAAGCCGCCTCAATGGCTGTCTTAGCTGTTTCCACGTCCCTAGTTTCACCCACGAGGATAATATCAGGATCTTGACGCATGAACGCCCGTAGAATAGAAGCAAAGTTCATGCCCTTCTCTCTAATTACCTGTACCTGAGTAATGCCAGGGAGGGCATATTCAATGGGATCTTCCGCAGTATTGATATTAACCCCTGGTTTATTTCTTTCCGCCAACACCGAATAAAGGGTTGTGGATTTACCCGAACCCGTAGGGCCTGTTACCAAAATCAAACCAAACGGACGACCAGCAATTTCCCGAACCCTCAACAATGTTTCCTCATCACTAATCAGAAAATCTAACCCTAACTGGGTGGCTGAGTTATCTAAAATACGTAAACAAACCTTTTCCCCATAACGACTAGGGAGAGTGTTAACACGGAAATCCACATTACGTCCCTGATACACCCGACGGATTTTTCCATCTTGGGGTAAACGGCGTTCGGCAATATCTAATTCTGCCATAATTTTAAACCTTGCTACCACCGCCGTGGTGATGTGACGGGGGAGGCGGAAAAATTCTTGTAATACCCCATCCTTACGCATTCTAACCCTCAATATTTCTTCTTGGGGTTCAATGTGAATATCAGAAACACTTTCTTGGAGAGCTTTAATTAAAATTTTGTTTACTAATTTGATGATGGGAGCTTGATTGGCATCATTGGAACTTAAATCCGCATCATCATTATCTTCCTTTCCATCCTCTAAACCGTCATCGGATAAGTCGTCAATGACATCATCCACACTGGCTAATTTTTCTTGGGCTTTTTTAGCCTGTAGGGCTTCTTCCTTTTCTCTTTTTTCGCTTTCTTCCTTATAGTATATTTGTAAAAGGCGATCGTAATCTTCCTCCGTAATTACAATCCTCTGTAAATCTAAACCCTTCAAACGGATTAATTTACGCACCTCATCAAGGGCAGCCAAATTGTCAGGATCGACCATGGCAATTACCAACACAGGAGGATCTTCTGTATTAATGCGGCGCACAGGCAACAATTTATGGCGACGACACACCTTAATATTTATTACCGAATCTATCAACTCCGTCATCTGATCCGAAGATATTTCATCGGCATCAGGATCAACAGAATCAACCCCATACAATATTTTTAACTCAAAGAGATGATGTTTCTTATATTGTCTTACCAAATCAGGGGATAAAGCCTTATGAGTCATACTCTCTAGCACTTTTACTAGAGGTTGTTTACTATTCCTCACCTCCACTAAGGCATTCTTTAGCTGTTCTTTATCTATATATCCTGATTGAATTAACTTATTTCCGAAGGGACTAAAATAATCTGGACTGACAAGGGCTGTACTTAACTTTTCTAATTTTTTTCCAGAGGAAGAAACAGGGCTTTGAGTCATAATATTTTATGGCAATGGATGAGGAATCGATCGCACTTAACTGATAATACTTTCCATTGTACTAAATTATATAGAATCTGAAATCAAACCTTTGTTTTAATTTGTTAACCAAAAAAACACCCTTCACTTATTAATTAATCAGGCGTTG contains:
- the grpE gene encoding nucleotide exchange factor GrpE — its product is MTETTNNNYMELDQEIREQENLEQNQDVDSADSVPSLDEAEVLEQESKDVSSEKIDDSNSSDNDNASEAQAQESLENNDDESESLKAIALLQEEIANLNQQLESQKEQTKSIQGQFMRLTADFDNFRRRTAKEKEEQENSIKKKTIVELLSVVDNFERARTQIKPSNDGEMAIHKSYQGVYKTFVDSLKKLGVSAMRPEGQPFDPNYQEAMLREPTNEYPEGTVIEQLVRGYLLNDQVLRYAMVKVAAPSEDDHESNSTSDDTPEA
- a CDS encoding GspE/PulE family protein, which produces MTQSPVSSSGKKLEKLSTALVSPDYFSPFGNKLIQSGYIDKEQLKNALVEVRNSKQPLVKVLESMTHKALSPDLVRQYKKHHLFELKILYGVDSVDPDADEISSDQMTELIDSVINIKVCRRHKLLPVRRINTEDPPVLVIAMVDPDNLAALDEVRKLIRLKGLDLQRIVITEEDYDRLLQIYYKEESEKREKEEALQAKKAQEKLASVDDVIDDLSDDGLEDGKEDNDDADLSSNDANQAPIIKLVNKILIKALQESVSDIHIEPQEEILRVRMRKDGVLQEFFRLPRHITTAVVARFKIMAELDIAERRLPQDGKIRRVYQGRNVDFRVNTLPSRYGEKVCLRILDNSATQLGLDFLISDEETLLRVREIAGRPFGLILVTGPTGSGKSTTLYSVLAERNKPGVNINTAEDPIEYALPGITQVQVIREKGMNFASILRAFMRQDPDIILVGETRDVETAKTAIEAALTGHLVLTTLHTNDAAGAIARLDEMGVEPFMISGALLGVLAQRLMRRVCTECRIEYSPSKEELARFGLTASGEESVTFYKANTLTGDNLQEAVNNGTVCPKCGGTGYKGRVGVYEFMVITETLQKLINQGATTDRIKEAAVEEGMTTILAYSLNLVRQGHTTLEEVERVTFTDSGLESELKAKRKSSLTCQGCGAELQQEWMDCPYCMTPRFSD